A single window of Blastocatellia bacterium DNA harbors:
- a CDS encoding PLP-dependent aspartate aminotransferase family protein, translating into MGKQHRGKKEDYRMRTHLIHGNFESKRWDFDHHIVPPMSASSAYRLGSVHRGAQGFVEFASEEAGLSGHVPIYIYDRLDEPTRGLLEENLAYAEGGETAVCFASGMAAISAAIGVTTKAGDEIVAHHLLYGCTYSLFANWLPRYGIQVRFADLTKAESFSQAVTDRTRVVYFETPVNPTLELIDIAQVRRWVDEMKARHPQRERPIIIVDNTLATPYCQRPLALGADLVVESLTKNIGGFGTDMGGAVIGPRRYHGPLLLYRKDFGGVLSPKNAWPILVYGLPTLATRMVNQQKSALRIAQFLERHPKVARVSYPGLESFPQYDLARRQMVSYDGKFAPGSMIYFVLKGDGKAAAEAAERFIDYIAKHAYSITLAVSLGQIRTLIEEPYSMTHSALPDEVKRQRGLEPGAIRLSVGLEDWHDIIEDLRVAFEHI; encoded by the coding sequence ATGGGAAAACAACACCGGGGCAAGAAAGAAGATTATCGCATGCGCACGCATCTCATTCACGGAAACTTCGAGAGCAAGCGGTGGGATTTCGATCATCACATTGTCCCCCCCATGTCGGCTTCGTCCGCCTATCGGCTGGGCTCGGTTCATCGGGGGGCTCAAGGATTCGTCGAGTTCGCGTCGGAAGAAGCGGGATTGAGCGGGCACGTGCCCATTTACATTTACGATCGTCTGGACGAACCGACGCGCGGCCTCTTGGAAGAGAATCTGGCCTATGCTGAGGGGGGCGAGACGGCCGTCTGCTTCGCCAGCGGGATGGCGGCCATCAGCGCCGCCATCGGCGTGACGACAAAAGCGGGCGATGAGATCGTCGCCCACCATCTCTTATACGGGTGCACATACAGCCTGTTCGCAAATTGGTTGCCACGCTACGGCATTCAGGTCAGATTCGCTGACCTGACGAAGGCGGAGAGCTTTTCTCAGGCGGTGACGGATCGAACCCGCGTCGTCTATTTCGAGACGCCGGTGAATCCCACGTTGGAGCTGATTGATATTGCTCAAGTCCGGCGCTGGGTTGATGAAATGAAGGCTCGTCATCCCCAGAGGGAACGGCCGATCATAATCGTCGACAACACCCTCGCCACACCGTACTGTCAACGCCCGCTGGCGCTCGGAGCCGATTTGGTCGTGGAAAGCCTGACCAAGAACATCGGCGGCTTTGGTACCGATATGGGCGGGGCCGTCATTGGTCCGCGGCGCTACCATGGGCCGCTGCTCCTGTACCGCAAGGACTTCGGCGGCGTGCTCTCGCCCAAGAACGCCTGGCCCATTCTCGTGTATGGCCTGCCGACGCTGGCGACCCGGATGGTCAATCAGCAGAAAAGCGCCCTGCGAATCGCTCAGTTTCTGGAGCGACATCCGAAGGTCGCTCGCGTGTCCTATCCGGGACTGGAATCGTTTCCGCAGTATGACTTAGCCCGCCGGCAGATGGTCAGTTATGACGGCAAGTTTGCTCCCGGCTCGATGATCTATTTCGTTTTGAAGGGCGATGGAAAAGCCGCCGCCGAAGCAGCGGAGCGATTCATTGATTACATCGCCAAACACGCTTACAGCATCACGTTGGCCGTCAGTTTGGGGCAAATCCGGACCTTGATCGAAGAGCCCTACTCCATGACGCACTCCGCCTTGCCCGACGAGGTGAAGCGTCAGAGGGGCCTTGAGCCGGGAGCAATCCGGCTCTCGGTCGGCCTGGAAGATTGGCATGACATCATTGAGGACCTGCGCGTCGCCTTCGAACACATCTGA
- a CDS encoding sugar ABC transporter substrate-binding protein: MSGKSFRALAHGAMLVAAALLLNGCGHEKRTAKWKIAVVTKALDSEWWMSVKQGCEAAAREHPDVEVVVLAPEREINVDQQVAILEDQILKKVSALVVAPAGPSEVIPVLEKAKAAGIPVLLMDTEAPWPDRVSFVGLDNRLGGRLVGEYFVRALGGSGKVAVIRGILGISTHEERIAGFREALAQTPGIHLVTIQPANSERALGMSVMENILTAHPDVKAVFATNDQMALGAMEALAARKLTGRILLVGFDATQEALRAVKAGQLQGTVAGHGFEMGKRAVELAIRTLRGEPVEKHVEIRPTLVTRENVDQFLR; the protein is encoded by the coding sequence ATGAGTGGGAAGTCGTTTCGGGCGCTCGCTCACGGGGCCATGCTGGTGGCAGCGGCTCTGCTGCTGAACGGCTGCGGTCATGAGAAGAGGACCGCGAAGTGGAAGATCGCCGTAGTGACGAAGGCTCTCGACAGCGAGTGGTGGATGTCGGTGAAGCAGGGCTGCGAGGCAGCCGCTCGCGAGCATCCGGATGTGGAGGTCGTGGTCCTGGCGCCCGAACGGGAGATCAACGTGGACCAGCAGGTCGCGATTCTCGAGGACCAGATTTTGAAGAAGGTCTCGGCCTTGGTCGTCGCTCCGGCAGGTCCATCCGAGGTGATCCCCGTGCTCGAGAAAGCCAAAGCGGCCGGGATTCCCGTGCTGCTCATGGATACGGAGGCGCCGTGGCCCGATCGAGTGAGTTTCGTCGGATTGGATAATCGGCTCGGGGGGAGGCTGGTCGGGGAGTACTTCGTGAGGGCGCTCGGGGGAAGCGGGAAAGTGGCGGTGATTCGAGGCATCCTCGGCATCTCGACGCACGAAGAGCGGATCGCCGGTTTTCGAGAGGCGTTGGCTCAAACGCCGGGGATTCACCTGGTGACAATTCAACCGGCCAATAGCGAGCGAGCGTTGGGGATGAGCGTGATGGAGAATATCCTCACGGCGCATCCGGACGTGAAGGCGGTGTTTGCGACCAATGATCAGATGGCTCTCGGGGCGATGGAGGCCCTAGCGGCGCGCAAGCTCACAGGGCGCATCCTCCTTGTGGGCTTCGACGCCACTCAGGAAGCCTTGCGCGCGGTCAAGGCGGGACAATTGCAGGGGACCGTGGCCGGACACGGCTTCGAGATGGGAAAGCGGGCCGTGGAACTGGCCATTCGGACGCTTCGCGGCGAGCCCGTGGAGAAGCACGTCGAGATTCGCCCGACGCTGGTCACTCGGGAGAACGTGGATCAGTTTTTGAGGTGA